Below is a genomic region from Elusimicrobiota bacterium.
CCCGACTTTGGCGGGCCCTTGTGGTCCCGAAGCGGGTGGTGGGGTCAGGCCCGGCGTTTTTTGAAAAATCTTTCGATGGCGCTACAGACATAATCAATTTCGCTTTCAGTCATTTTACAATAAACCGGCAGGTGCAGCGCCCGCTCGCGGTAAAGTGCGCTTACCTGGTATGAGCTGTCGGCAAGCCCAAGTTGAGTGTGGAAAGGGGTGTATTTCCTTTCAGGCTTTATGCCCGCCTTATCAAGAAAGGCCGAGAGACCGGCCGCGGACCCGCTATTCACGAATAACGGTATTTCCTGCGCGGCCGCTCCGGCGCCGGCGAGGCGCAGCTGCGGTATTTTTTTAAGGCGCGCCCTGAAGCGGGCGTTCGATCCTTTCAGGTCAAGGAGAATGAGCGGGAGATTTTTCAGCTTTACCTTCAGCATTGGCGCTGCGGCTTCAAGGCCGGGCGGGAGCTCCGGCGCGCCGGGGGGGAGGAGCCGGTAATATTTGTCGTCGTCAAATAATAAGGCGCCGGCTTTTATTCCCATGCGGGAAACCGGTTTATACGGGGAAAGAGATAAAACGCTTATGTCACCGAAGCTTCCCAAAGGCTTTCCGGCGTATTTCAGCCCTATGGCCTGAGAGGCGTCTTCAAGCGTTTTTATGCCGCGCTCAAGGCAAAGAGTTTTTATAGCTCTGACATCGCCGCCGCAGGCGAACATGTGCGCCAATAAAAGTATGTCTGCGTCTTTGGCAAGTTTTTTAAAACTGTCGGAGCCGGGGTTTAAGGTTCGGGGCCCTGCTTCCACAGGCAGGGGTCTGGCCTTGCTTTTTAGTACGGCTTCAAGCAGCGAATGGTGGGTGAGATTGTTTAAAACCACGGTTTTTCCGCGCCCCGAGCCCAGCGCCGCCAGCCCCGCCGCAATAGCGGCTCTTCCGCTGTCCGTAAAAACACAATGTTTTCTGCCGGAAAGCCGGGCCAGGTCGCGGCCCAGGCCGGCTATATATCGTTCCGCGCCCATGCGTTCAAGCGAACGCGCCTCGGCCGCTTCCTCTCCGGCCAGCAGCGCGTCAATGCGGTAGGGGTCAAATATTCCGCTCATATTTTTCCGGTTTCAAGAAAGTAAACATATTCTCATTCCCGCCTGGAGCAGAGGCAGACAGTATTGCCCAGGCCCAGTGGCAGGTCCGCTTTGGTCAGCCTGGCGCAAAGCGACATGGCCTTCAAATAGAACGGGAGCTCTTTTTTTATGGTCAGGAACAGCCTGTCTTCGTCCCCGGCTATGCTCAGCCGGCTCATCTTTTCTATATTCAGGCCGGACCGCTCAATCAGACAGCGGAGCGAGCTTTCCGTGAAAAAATTGATGTGGCCGTGATGTACCGGCTCTCCTTTGTACAGGCCGAGGAATTTCCTTGCGCCCGCTCTCAGCCTTAAAAGCGATTCGTCCGGAACTTCCAGGTAGAAGAGCCCTCCTTTTTTCAGGAAGCTTTTGGCCTCTTTCATGAAATCAAGAGGCTTGTCGGTGAACTGCAGGATGTCCACCGCTATCAAAAGGTCAAAATGTTCTTCGTATTCGGCCCCTGGCAGGAGGGTGTTTAGAACTTTCCCTGAAAGGCTTTTGAAATTTTCAAGCTGGAAGCCGTGGAAAACGGAAGAGGGTTCGGTGCCCAGATATTGGCCGGCGGAGCCCGCCAACTGGGAGGCCAGGCAGCCCAGTCCCGTGCCAAGTTCCAGGATTTTAAGTTCAGAGAAGTCTCCGCCCGTCAGCTTCTTTATCCGTCCGGCCCTTTTTGAGTCCACCCGCAGCCTGGCTTCCAGGAAGGCCGGGTCGGAAAGCCTGTCTATGCACCTGTCCGGGCAGGCCGCGCA
It encodes:
- a CDS encoding DegT/DnrJ/EryC1/StrS family aminotransferase, producing the protein MSGIFDPYRIDALLAGEEAAEARSLERMGAERYIAGLGRDLARLSGRKHCVFTDSGRAAIAAGLAALGSGRGKTVVLNNLTHHSLLEAVLKSKARPLPVEAGPRTLNPGSDSFKKLAKDADILLLAHMFACGGDVRAIKTLCLERGIKTLEDASQAIGLKYAGKPLGSFGDISVLSLSPYKPVSRMGIKAGALLFDDDKYYRLLPPGAPELPPGLEAAAPMLKVKLKNLPLILLDLKGSNARFRARLKKIPQLRLAGAGAAAQEIPLFVNSGSAAGLSAFLDKAGIKPERKYTPFHTQLGLADSSYQVSALYRERALHLPVYCKMTESEIDYVCSAIERFFKKRRA
- a CDS encoding class I SAM-dependent methyltransferase, with the translated sequence MGCLLCGGSRLKKIFLSKNSGIVKCPDCGFMSRYPYNGCVSAKCAACPDRCIDRLSDPAFLEARLRVDSKRAGRIKKLTGGDFSELKILELGTGLGCLASQLAGSAGQYLGTEPSSVFHGFQLENFKSLSGKVLNTLLPGAEYEEHFDLLIAVDILQFTDKPLDFMKEAKSFLKKGGLFYLEVPDESLLRLRAGARKFLGLYKGEPVHHGHINFFTESSLRCLIERSGLNIEKMSRLSIAGDEDRLFLTIKKELPFYLKAMSLCARLTKADLPLGLGNTVCLCSRRE